Proteins from a single region of Corylus avellana chromosome ca11, CavTom2PMs-1.0:
- the LOC132165016 gene encoding G-type lectin S-receptor-like serine/threonine-protein kinase LECRK1, which yields MASIPVLLLLLVFLLSEYANAQRNHTNKISLGSSLSPKANRTSWLSPSGHFAFGFYPHGDGFAIGVWLINQTEKIVTWTAYLDYPPVYPNATLQLTRDGLQLRIGAANVSTYIADAPPGETASAATLDSGNFVLYNDSDVIWQTFDYPTDTILGGQNLSTGNELVSSVSKSDQSSGQFYLYMQYDGNLAAYPVKSSGLPYDIFWSSGTNNSGTDVMLTLSRSGVLSLRGDSLGGRILASSHYSDKKNGSIIYRATLDADGIFRLYSHHFESNNSSSMLVEWSSLANQCEVSGFCGWSSYCSGVGANNGPCKCYPGFDFVNSSNKFLGCYKNFNDNSCRRSEHPAMLYRIVPLENILWGDYPYSSVQMKKNDCGMSCLEDCNCGAVLYMSGACNKYKLPLRYSRASKNISAMAFFKVILKNITTPPIPLPPEIFGPKIERKRGLILILAITLGSISCLCFMFAIYTLFRYRHQVYRYRNLSENANLGLIEEFTLRSFSYNELEQATDGFKEELGKGTFGVVYKGTIPGGNKTIAVKRLERFVEEGHREFRTEITAIARTHHRNLVRLLGFCMEGSRKLLVYEYMSNGSLADLLFKAKMRPIWKERVRIARDVARGILYLHDECEVHVIHCNIKPQNILIDETWTAKISDFGLAKLLLPNQSKTAVEAERTAGYFYLAPEWKMNALISVKADIYSFGIVLLEIVCCRSSITVNVPTTDKIILSSWVYDCFMAGELEKLVEDENMDFMTLERMVKVGLWCIQEDPVLRPLMKNVILMLEGTMDVPVPPSPVGSLLDS from the coding sequence ATGGCTTCCATACCTGTTCTACTCCTCCTGCTTGTTTTCCTACTTTCTGAATACGCAAACGCTCAACGCAACCACACCAACAAGATATCCTTAGGCTCTTCGCTTTCCCCGAAAGCAAACCGTACTTCATGGCTCTCACCTTCTGGCCATTTTGCATTTGGTTTTTACCCACATGGTGATGGCTTTGCCATCGGCGTTTGGCTGATTAATCAAACTGAGAAAATAGTCACCTGGACGGCCTATCTAGATTATCCACCTGTCTACCCAAATGCTACACTGCAACTAACCAGAGATGGTCTACAGCTTCGAATTGGAGCAGCCAATGTGAGTACATACATTGCTGATGCGCCTCCAGGCGAGACGGCTTCAGCTGCGACGCTTGATTCCGGAAATTTTGTGCTCTACAACGATTCTGATGTTATCTGGCAAACCTTTGATTATCCTACCGATACCATATTAGGAGGTCAGAATCTGTCTACTGGCAATGAATTAGTTTCGAGTGTGTCTAAGTCAGACCAATCGAGTGGtcaattttatctttatatGCAGTATGATGGAAACCTTGCTGCCTACCCTGTAAAAAGCTCGGGTCTACCATATGACATTTTCTGGTCTTCTGGAACAAACAACAGCGGTACCGATGTAATGCTGACTCTTAGTCGTTCAGGCGTTCTATCCCTACGCGGAGATAGTTTGGGCGGACGCATTTTGGCAAGTAGCCACTATTCTGACAAGAAAAATGGATCTATTATCTACCGCGCAACACTTGATGCGGATGGGATATTTAGATTGTATTCACACCACTTTGAGAGCAATAATAGCTCAAGTATGTTGGTGGAATGGTCGTCGTTGGCTAACCAGTGTGAAGTCAGCGGTTTCTGTGGATGGAGCAGTTACTGCTCAGGCGTGGGCGCCAACAATGGTCCCTGCAAGTGTTATCCTGGATTTGATTTCGTCAACTCCAGCAATAAGTTCCTGGGCTGCTACAAGAACTTCAATGACAATAGTTGCAGACGCAGTGAACATCCAGCGATGCTGTACCGCATCGTTCCTTTGGAAAACATATTGTGGGGTGATTATCCTTACTCATCGGTACAAATGAAGAAGAACGATTGCGGCATGTCTTGCTTGGAAGATTGTAATTGCGGAGCCGTATTATATATGAGTGGTGCTTGCAACAAATATAAACTTCCACTTAGATATAGTAGAGCAAGTAAAAACATATCAGCTATGGCTTTCTTCAAGGTGATTCTGAAAAATATTACAACCCCTCCAATCCCCTTGCCTCCAGAAATCTTTGGTCCAAAGATCGAAAGGAAAAGAGGTCTGATTTTGATTCTTGCCATAACCTTGGGTTCTATTTCATGCCTTTGTTTCATGTTTGCCATCTATACTCTGTTCAGATACAGACATCAAGTTTACAGGTACAGAAATCTGTCAGAAAATGCAAATTTGGGATTGATTGAAGAGTTTACTTTGCGATCATTTTCTTACAATGAGCTTGAGCAAGCAACAGATGGCTTCAAGGAAGAGTTAGGTAAGGGCACTTTTGGGGTTGTTTACAAAGGAACTATACCTGGAGGTAACAAAACTATTGCTGTTAAAAGACTAGAGAGATTCGTGGAAGAAGGGCACAGGGAATTTCGAACTGAAATTACAGCAATTGCAAGAACTCATCACAGAAACTTGGTTCGGTTGCTTGGATTTTGTATGGAGGGCTCTAGAAAACTTCTTGTTTATGAATACATGAGCAATGGCTCACTTGCAGATCTACTCTTCAAGGCTAAGATGCGCCCCATTTGGAAAGAAAGAGTAAGAATTGCACGGGATGTGGCCAGAGGGATTCTCTATCTACACGATGAGTGTGAAGTCCATGTCATCCACTGCAACATAAAGCCCCAAAACATACTTATAGATGAGACATGGACTGCAAAGATCTCTGATTTTGGATTGGCCAAGCTATTACTGCCAAATCAATCAAAAACAGCTGTGGAGGCAGAGCGGACAGCTGGGTACTTCTACTTGGCACCTGAGTGGAAAATGAACGCCTTGATATCAGTAAAAGCAGACATATACAGTTTTGGTATTGTGCTTTTGGAGATTGTATGTTGCAGAAGCAGTATAACAGTAAATGTTCCAACGACAGATAAGATAATTCTTTCTAGTTGGGTTTATGATTGCTTTATGGCTGGAGAATTGGAGAAGCTTGTTGAAGATGAAAACATGGACTTCATGACTCTGGAAAGAATGGTAAAAGTGGGGTTATGGTGCATCCAAGAAGATCCAGTTTTGCGTCCTTTAATGAAAAATGTAATCTTGATGTTGGAAGGGACAATGGATGTTCCAGTCCCTCCATCTCCAGTTGGTTCCCTCCTTGATTCATAA